A region of the Deltaproteobacteria bacterium genome:
ACCAGCATGGACCGGCGGCACAGGGGCAGGGTGACCCGGAAAAACGTGGCGCTGGGGCTTGCGCCCAGGGATCGGGACACATTTTCCAGACGCACGGGCACGCTCTCGAAGCCGCCCTTGGCCGTGTTGATGTAAAACGGCAGGCCGACAAAAAACAGCACGGCCGTGATACCCGTGACCGAGCCCATGATTTCCACGCCCAGGCTGGACAAAATCTGGCCGAACCAGTTGTTGCGGCCGGCCAGGGTCAAGAGGGCGATGCCAACCACGGGATGGGGGATCATGATGGGCAGATCGATGAGGCTCTCGACCATCTTCTTGCCTGGAAATTCCCGCCGCGCCAAAACATAGGCCAGGGGCGTGCCCAAAACCAGGGCCAGAATCGCGGCCAGCCCCGAAGCCCACAGGGAAAGGCCCACGGACTTAAGCACGTCCGGGTCGAGCAACGTCGCGCGCATGGTCTCCAGGCTGGGCGAGGCCACGGTCCGGGCCAGGGGCACGGCGATGAACAGCAGCACCACGACGCAGGACGAAACCACCCACGTGGAAAAAACAAGGCCGGGCAGGCTTCGCAAACCTCCCCGGCCTTGCCCGGCAATGGGCGCGAGCATTTATTTACCTGCCTGGACCAGCGGCTGAAGCGTGGCGGGCATGGCCTTTTTCATGACCTCCGAGATCACGCCAACCGGAACCAACGGCGGCTGGCCCTGCTCCTTCAAAATCTTGAGACCACCTTCGGGATCGAACAGATAGGCCAGAAACGCCTCGGCCGCCCCAGCATTGGGCGCCTTCTTGAGCATGGTCACGCCATAGGTGATGGAACTGCCCTTCTGCTCGACAAAGGTTCCCGGCTCCTTGCCCGTGACCTTGACCGAAACCGTTTTGTACATGTTCTCCATGGCGTGGTTGCCCATGTTGATGTGGTCGTCGAAGGTGATGTACTTAAGCCCGTGCTGCACGGCCACGGACATATATTCCCAGGCATAGTCCATGTTGCCGGACTCCAGCATGGAAATGAGCTCCACGGACTTGGGCCGCACGTTCTTTTCCGGACGGTTGGCCAGCACCTTGTCGTACAGGCCGGCCTGACCCGTGAATTT
Encoded here:
- a CDS encoding ABC transporter permease subunit; the protein is MLAPIAGQGRGGLRSLPGLVFSTWVVSSCVVVLLFIAVPLARTVASPSLETMRATLLDPDVLKSVGLSLWASGLAAILALVLGTPLAYVLARREFPGKKMVESLIDLPIMIPHPVVGIALLTLAGRNNWFGQILSSLGVEIMGSVTGITAVLFFVGLPFYINTAKGGFESVPVRLENVSRSLGASPSATFFRVTLPLCRRSMLVGMILCMARALSEFGAVVIVAYHPMIAPVLMYERFTAYGLKFSQPVAVILILVSLLFFFLLRVLSRPAREGV